In one window of Henckelia pumila isolate YLH828 chromosome 1, ASM3356847v2, whole genome shotgun sequence DNA:
- the LOC140876286 gene encoding somatic embryogenesis receptor kinase 4-like isoform X1: MQTRSSSYSVLSPLLLIIFTCFSLKINPIRGNAELRALTEIKNSLDPENKYLSSWTTDGDPCSGAFEGVACNEHRKVANISLQGKGLAGKLPPAVAELKCLSGLYLHYNSLSGEIPKEIANLTELTDLYLNVNNFSGTIPAEIGGMATLQVFDASARSWVRMVWAMAIPTFPTVRQGDGGGNGD, encoded by the exons ATGCAGACTCGCTCATCAAGTTATTCAGTTTTGAGTCCTCTTCTCTTGATCATTTTCACATGTTTTTCCTTGAAAATTAATCCCATTCGTGGAAATGCGGAGTTGAGAGCATTGACGGAGATAAAGAACTCTTTGGACCCGGAGAACAAGTACTTATCGTCGTGGACCACCGACGGCGATCCCTGCTCCGGCGCGTTTGAGGGAGTTGCGTGTAATGAACACCGGAAGGTGGCAAATATTTCCCTGCAAGGAAAAGGGCTCGCCGGGAAACTGCCGCCGGCGGTGGCGGAGCTTAAATGCTTGTCGGGTCTGTATTTGCATTACAATTCTTTGTCGGGGGAGATACCCAAGGAGATTGCTAATCTCACTGAGTTGACCGATCTTTATCTCAATGTTAATAACTTTTCTGGAACTATACCGGCTGAAATTGGAGGCATGGCTACTCTTCAAG TTTTTGATGCATCGGCGAGATCTTGGGTGAGGATGGTCTGGGCGATGGCCATACCCACGTTCCCGACGGTGAGACAAGGTGATGGTGGAGGAAATGGTGACTAG
- the LOC140876286 gene encoding somatic embryogenesis receptor kinase 4-like isoform X3 codes for MQTRSSSYSVLSPLLLIIFTCFSLKINPIRGNAELRALTEIKNSLDPENKYLSSWTTDGDPCSGAFEGVACNEHRKVANISLQGKGLAGKLPPAVAELKCLSGLYLHYNSLSGEIPKEIANLTELTDLYLNVNNFSGTIPAEIGGMATLQEYWL; via the exons ATGCAGACTCGCTCATCAAGTTATTCAGTTTTGAGTCCTCTTCTCTTGATCATTTTCACATGTTTTTCCTTGAAAATTAATCCCATTCGTGGAAATGCGGAGTTGAGAGCATTGACGGAGATAAAGAACTCTTTGGACCCGGAGAACAAGTACTTATCGTCGTGGACCACCGACGGCGATCCCTGCTCCGGCGCGTTTGAGGGAGTTGCGTGTAATGAACACCGGAAGGTGGCAAATATTTCCCTGCAAGGAAAAGGGCTCGCCGGGAAACTGCCGCCGGCGGTGGCGGAGCTTAAATGCTTGTCGGGTCTGTATTTGCATTACAATTCTTTGTCGGGGGAGATACCCAAGGAGATTGCTAATCTCACTGAGTTGACCGATCTTTATCTCAATGTTAATAACTTTTCTGGAACTATACCGGCTGAAATTGGAGGCATGGCTACTCTTCAAG AATATTGGCTTTAA
- the LOC140876286 gene encoding somatic embryogenesis receptor kinase 4-like isoform X2 produces MQTRSSSYSVLSPLLLIIFTCFSLKINPIRGNAELRALTEIKNSLDPENKYLSSWTTDGDPCSGAFEGVACNEHRKVANISLQGKGLAGKLPPAVAELKCLSGLYLHYNSLSGEIPKEIANLTELTDLYLNVNNFSGTIPAEIGGMATLQEQFLMHRRDLG; encoded by the exons ATGCAGACTCGCTCATCAAGTTATTCAGTTTTGAGTCCTCTTCTCTTGATCATTTTCACATGTTTTTCCTTGAAAATTAATCCCATTCGTGGAAATGCGGAGTTGAGAGCATTGACGGAGATAAAGAACTCTTTGGACCCGGAGAACAAGTACTTATCGTCGTGGACCACCGACGGCGATCCCTGCTCCGGCGCGTTTGAGGGAGTTGCGTGTAATGAACACCGGAAGGTGGCAAATATTTCCCTGCAAGGAAAAGGGCTCGCCGGGAAACTGCCGCCGGCGGTGGCGGAGCTTAAATGCTTGTCGGGTCTGTATTTGCATTACAATTCTTTGTCGGGGGAGATACCCAAGGAGATTGCTAATCTCACTGAGTTGACCGATCTTTATCTCAATGTTAATAACTTTTCTGGAACTATACCGGCTGAAATTGGAGGCATGGCTACTCTTCAAG AGCAGTTTTTGATGCATCGGCGAGATCTTGGGTGA